The proteins below come from a single Pleuronectes platessa chromosome 3, fPlePla1.1, whole genome shotgun sequence genomic window:
- the soul4 gene encoding heme-binding protein soul4 translates to MALISLEDLDGLDDEQLDDDITDNPEPMDEEDRDRLLSHWQAVASTHQVSVPQEMTGPIQEMTRNSQQREPLPFTTITCHEKMGEVLWEERVYPAGHWASVTRGEDLYEQSISNGFMKLMRFICKENSAGRYLGMTVPVINNIHLKEGGATFNKEIQTSFFLPAEFQTSTPPQPCDPDITVVHREPMRVLARTFLGTTTEETVARQIALFWEILGVSDDLHRSSYMVAAYDNPGVPRRRNEIWFIRRHL, encoded by the exons atGGCTCTAATCTCTCTGGAAGACCTCGATGGATTGGACGACGAGCAGTTGGACGATGACATCACTGACAACCCCGAGCCAATGGATGAAGAGGATAGAGACAGGCTGCTGTCCCATTGGCAGGCGGTCGCCAGTACCCACCAGGTGTCTGTACCtcaag AAATGACCGGACCCATACAGGAGATGACCCGCAACAGCCAGCAGAGGGAGCCCCTCCCCTTCACCACAATAACCTGCCATGAAAAG ATGGGGGAGGTGCTGTGGGAGGAGCGGGTGTATCCTGCGGGACACTGGGCGAGTGTGACCCGAGGAGAGGATCTGTACGAGCAGAGCATCTCCAACGGCTTCATGAAACTGATGCGCTTCATCTGTAAAGAGAACTCTGCAG GTCGATACCTGGGGATGACGGTGCCGGTCATCAATAACATCCACCTGAAAGAGGGCGGAGCCACGTTCAACAAAGAGATCCAGACGTCCTTCTTCCTGCCGGCTGAGTTTCAGACCAGcacccccccccagccctgcGACCCCGACATCACCGTCGTCCACAGAGAGCCAATGAGAGTCCTCGCCAG gaCGTTCTTGGGGACGACCACAGAGGAGACGGTGGCGCGGCAGATCGCTCTGTTCTGGGAGATCCTCGGTGTGAGCGACGACCTTCACAGAAGCAGCTACATGGTCGCTGCGTACGATAACCCCGGGGTGCCGCGCCGCCGGAACGAGATCTGGTTCATAAGACGCCACCTGTAG
- the eif4a3 gene encoding eukaryotic initiation factor 4A-III, translating into MAVAGVQSRKRLLKDEDMTKVEFETSEEVDVTPTFDTMGLREDLLRGIYAYGFEKPSAIQQRAIKQIIKGRDVIAQSQSGTGKTATFCVSVLQCLDIQVRETQALILAPTRELAGQIQKVLLALGDYMNVQCHACIGGTNVGEDIRKLDYGQHVVAGTPGRVFDMIRRRSLRTRAIKMLVLDEADEMLNKGFKEQIYDVYRYLPPATQVCLISATLPHEILEMTNKFMTDPIRILVKRDELTLEGIKQFFVAVEREEWKFDTLCDLYDTLTITQAVIFCNTKRKVDWLTEKMREANFTVSSMHGDMPQKERESIMKEFRSGASRVLISTDVWARGLDVPQVSLIINYDLPNNRELYIHRIGRSGRYGRKGVAINFVKNDDIRILRDIEQYYSTQIDEMPMNVADLI; encoded by the exons ATGGCTGTCGCCGGGGTTCAGAGCCGGAAGAGGCTCCTGAAGGACGAGGACATGACCAAGGTGGAGTTTGAGACCAGCGAGGAGGTGGACGTCACCCCCACCTTCGACACCATGGGGCTGCGGGAGGACCTTCTCCGCGGCATCTACGCCTACG ggttTGAGAAACCGTCTGCCATCCAGCAGCGAGCCATCAAGCAGATCATCAAAGGCAGAGACGTCATCGCTCA GTCTCAGTCTGGAACCGGAAAGACGGCGAcgttctgtgtgtctgtgctgcagtgtcTGGACATCCAG GTGAGGGAGACCCAGGCGCTGATCCTCGCTCCAACCAGAGAGCTGGCCGGACAGATTCAGAAG GTGCTACTGGCTCTGGGAGACTACATGAATGTCCAGTGTCACGCCTGCATCGGAGGAACCAACGTGGGGGAGGACATCAGGAAGCTGGACTACGGTCAGCACGTGGTGGCGGGGACACCTGGACGAGTGTTTG ATATGATTCGTCGCAGGAGTCTGAGGACGAGAGCCATCAAGATGCTGGTGCTGGACGAAGCCGACGAGATGCTCAACAAAG GTTTTAAGGAGCAGATCTACGATGTGTATCGTTACCTGCCCCCCGCCACACAGGTGTGTCTGATCAGTGCCACGCTGCCGCATGAGATCCTGGAGATGACCAACAAGTTCATGACCGACCCCATTCGCATCCTGGTCAAACG TGATGAGTTGACTCTCGAGGGGATTAAACAGTTCTTCGTGGccgtggagagagaggagtggaagTTTGACACTCTGTGTGATCTGTACGACACGCTGACCATCACACAGGCCGTCATCTTCTGTAACACCAAGAGAAAG gtggaCTGGCTCacagagaagatgagagaggcGAACTTCACCGTGTCGTCGATGCACGGAGACATGcctcagaaagagagagagtccaTCATGAAGGAGTTCCGATCCGGAGCCAG TCGCGTGTTGATCTCCACGGATGTCTGGGCTCGAGGTTTAGACGTCCCTCAGGTTTCTCTGATCATCAACTACGACCTGCCCAACAACAGAGAGCTCTACATCCACAG gATTGGTCGATCTGGTCGTTATGGTCGTAAAGGTGTGGCCATTAACTTCGTAAAGAACGACGACATCCGGATCCTGAGAGACATCGAGCAGTACTACTCCACCCAGATCGACGAGATGCCCATGAACG tGGCTGACCTGATCTGa
- the LOC128432073 gene encoding serum response factor isoform X1 has product MGTRAGTGLTGVTTGPNSDPGAFSTEVIYSGSDQDSESGDEEDTAGSGGDRRGVKRERSEREVGRQSAPTSGGQSRAYVGVSPGVPGAKPGKKTRGRVKIKMEFIDNKLRRYTTFSKRKTGIMKKAYELSTLTGTQVLLLVASETGHVYTFATRKLQPMITSETGKALIQTCLNSPDSPPRSDPSSDQRMSATGFEETDLTYQVSEAEGCAEAAKDLFKPVFTLSNLPITTQTTPPASSSPSSSSSSSSVSMQVQTTAPSWQLPSSTNGTVLKTSAGVMLPAGFTLMPGGSLPPGTHTIPLTQLQGQSLSFQGPVAPGHTATRHAPSTQATTLLHLPATVTLASTGGGVSQQLHTVQVQHSQQISTNQSSSDIHIPASSTVSLPVSSSSSSVAGHMMYPSGHTVMYATPTPCLSDGSLTVLNTFSPTGHAQSHDPGSVPQVFLTSLPPVGAQIPVSAVQLHQMVISQQSSSSNLTELQVVSLDVHQSKDD; this is encoded by the exons ATGGGCACCAGAGCCGGAACCGGACTCACGGGGGTCACGACTGGACCCAACTCTGACCCCGGAGCGTTCAGCACCGAGGTGATCTACAGCGGCTCCGACCAGGACTCCGAGTCCGGGGATGAGGAGGACACGGCGGGTTCAGGCGGGGACAGGAGAGGGGTGAAGAGGGAGCGGAGCGAGAGGGAGGTCGGGCGTCAGTCCGCGCCCACCTCCGGAGGACAGAGCCGGGCTTACGTCGGGGTCAGCCCCGGGGTGCCAGGGGCCAAACCCGGCAAGAAAACCAGAGGAAGAGTCAAGATCAAGATGGAGTTCATCGACAACAAACTGAGGAGGTACACGACGTTCAGCAAGAGGAAGACCGGCATCATGAAGAAG gCGTACGAGCTGTCCACGTTGACCGGGActcaggtgctgctgctggtcgcCAGTGAGACGGGTCACGTGTACACGTTCGCCACCAGGAAGCTGCAGCCGATGATCACCTCGGAGACGGGCAAAGCTCTGATCCAGACCTGCCTGAACTCTCCGGactcccccccccgctccgACCCCTCCTCCGACCAGAGGATGAGCGCCACGGGCTTCGAGGAGACCGACCTCACCTACCAGGTCTCTGAGGCAGAGGGGTGCGCAGAGGCCGCCAAG gATCTGTTCAAACCAGTCTTCACCTTGTCCAACCTGCCCATCACTACACAGACCACGCCccccgcctcctcttcaccatcctcctcttcgtcttcgtcCTCTGTGTCCATGCAGGTGCAAACCACTGCCCCCTCCTGGCAGCTACCCTCCTCCACAAATGGGACCGTGTTGAAGACGTCGGCGGGTGTCATGCTTCCTGCAGGCTTCACCTTGATGCCAG GTGGCTCGCTGCCCCCTGGCACACACACCATCCCCCTCACTCAGCTGCAGGGCCAGTCTTTGTCCTTCCAGGGCCCCGTGGCCCCCGGCCACACCGCCACGCGGCACGCTCCGTCCACACAGGCCACCACGCTGCTCCACCTTCCCGCCACTGTGACACTCGCCAGCACAG GGGGTGGAGTCTCTCAGCAGCTGCATACTGTCCAGGTTCAGCACAGTCAGCAGATTTCCACCAATCAAAGCAGCTCGGACATCCACATCCCCGCCTCCTCCACAG tcagtcttcctgtctcttcctcctcttcctcagtagCCGGTCACATGATGTACCCCAGTGGTCACACGGTGATGTACGCCACCCCGACGCCCTGTCTTAGTGACGGCAGCCTCACCGTCCTCAACACCTTCTCCCCGACAGGTCATGCCCAGTCACATGACCCCG GCTCTGTCCCGCAGGTCTTCCTCACCTCGCTCCCTCCGGTCGGGGCTCAGATCCCGGTGTCGGCAGTTCAGCTCCATCAG atggTGATCagtcagcagagcagcagcagtaaccTGACCGAGCTGCAGGTCGTCAGTCTGGAcgtccaccaatcaaaagacgACTGA
- the LOC128432073 gene encoding serum response factor isoform X2 has translation MGTRAGTGLTGVTTGPNSDPGAFSTEVIYSGSDQDSESGDEEDTAGSGGDRRGVKRERSEREVGRQSAPTSGGQSRAYVGVSPGVPGAKPGKKTRGRVKIKMEFIDNKLRRYTTFSKRKTGIMKKAYELSTLTGTQVLLLVASETGHVYTFATRKLQPMITSETGKALIQTCLNSPDSPPRSDPSSDQRMSATGFEETDLTYQVSEAEGCAEAAKDLFKPVFTLSNLPITTQTTPPASSSPSSSSSSSSVSMQVQTTAPSWQLPSSTNGTVLKTSAGVMLPAGFTLMPGGGVSQQLHTVQVQHSQQISTNQSSSDIHIPASSTVSLPVSSSSSSVAGHMMYPSGHTVMYATPTPCLSDGSLTVLNTFSPTGHAQSHDPGSVPQVFLTSLPPVGAQIPVSAVQLHQMVISQQSSSSNLTELQVVSLDVHQSKDD, from the exons ATGGGCACCAGAGCCGGAACCGGACTCACGGGGGTCACGACTGGACCCAACTCTGACCCCGGAGCGTTCAGCACCGAGGTGATCTACAGCGGCTCCGACCAGGACTCCGAGTCCGGGGATGAGGAGGACACGGCGGGTTCAGGCGGGGACAGGAGAGGGGTGAAGAGGGAGCGGAGCGAGAGGGAGGTCGGGCGTCAGTCCGCGCCCACCTCCGGAGGACAGAGCCGGGCTTACGTCGGGGTCAGCCCCGGGGTGCCAGGGGCCAAACCCGGCAAGAAAACCAGAGGAAGAGTCAAGATCAAGATGGAGTTCATCGACAACAAACTGAGGAGGTACACGACGTTCAGCAAGAGGAAGACCGGCATCATGAAGAAG gCGTACGAGCTGTCCACGTTGACCGGGActcaggtgctgctgctggtcgcCAGTGAGACGGGTCACGTGTACACGTTCGCCACCAGGAAGCTGCAGCCGATGATCACCTCGGAGACGGGCAAAGCTCTGATCCAGACCTGCCTGAACTCTCCGGactcccccccccgctccgACCCCTCCTCCGACCAGAGGATGAGCGCCACGGGCTTCGAGGAGACCGACCTCACCTACCAGGTCTCTGAGGCAGAGGGGTGCGCAGAGGCCGCCAAG gATCTGTTCAAACCAGTCTTCACCTTGTCCAACCTGCCCATCACTACACAGACCACGCCccccgcctcctcttcaccatcctcctcttcgtcttcgtcCTCTGTGTCCATGCAGGTGCAAACCACTGCCCCCTCCTGGCAGCTACCCTCCTCCACAAATGGGACCGTGTTGAAGACGTCGGCGGGTGTCATGCTTCCTGCAGGCTTCACCTTGATGCCAG GGGGTGGAGTCTCTCAGCAGCTGCATACTGTCCAGGTTCAGCACAGTCAGCAGATTTCCACCAATCAAAGCAGCTCGGACATCCACATCCCCGCCTCCTCCACAG tcagtcttcctgtctcttcctcctcttcctcagtagCCGGTCACATGATGTACCCCAGTGGTCACACGGTGATGTACGCCACCCCGACGCCCTGTCTTAGTGACGGCAGCCTCACCGTCCTCAACACCTTCTCCCCGACAGGTCATGCCCAGTCACATGACCCCG GCTCTGTCCCGCAGGTCTTCCTCACCTCGCTCCCTCCGGTCGGGGCTCAGATCCCGGTGTCGGCAGTTCAGCTCCATCAG atggTGATCagtcagcagagcagcagcagtaaccTGACCGAGCTGCAGGTCGTCAGTCTGGAcgtccaccaatcaaaagacgACTGA